A region of the Candidatus Melainabacteria bacterium RIFOXYA2_FULL_32_9 genome:
TTGGTTGGTGCAGTTGTGTTGGATAAAAGCGGTCACGTTGTTGGCACTGGCTATCACCAAAAATATGGTGAGGCCCATGCCGAAATTAATGCGCTTAATGACGCAGGTGAGTTTGCAAAAGATGGAACTCTTTATGTAAACCTCGAACCTTGCTCTCACTTTGGCAAAACTCCTCCCTGTGTTAATAAAGTAATTGAGTCAGGAGTCAAGAGGCTTGTAGTAGGAATGATTGATCCTAATCCTCTCGTTGCAGGTGAAGGGATTAGGAAAGCTCAGGATGCAGGAATTGAAGTAGAAGTCGGTGTTTTAGAAAAAGAATGCAAAAAGCTTAATGAAATTTTTATTAAGTATGTAACTGAGAAACAGCCTTTTATTGCAATAAAAACAGCTTCAACTGTTGATGGAAAAATAGCCACCAAAACAGGCAGCAGTAAATGGATTACCTCAGACCTTGCTAGAATTGAAGTTCATGGATTAAGAAAAAAATATGATGCAATACTAACAGGTTCAGGGACAGTAATAGCAGACAATCCGAGTTTAACATGCCGTATCCCTGGAGGAAGAAACCCTGTTAGAGTAATTATAGACTCTGAGCTAAAAACTTCTCCTGAAGCAAAAGTTTATCAAAATGATGGTATTAGAGTAATTATAGCCACTTCAGAAAATATAAATAATGAAAGAATGAAAGCTTATCCTGAAAATGTAGAAATACTGAAATGTTCATTAATCAACAATAAAATTGATCTTCATTATCTGATTAATGAGCTTTATCAAAACAAAATAGCAAGTATTCTTGTGGAAGCAGGGGGAATATTAAATGGAATATTCTTGCAAAATAAGCTTATAGATAAATTTTACTTCTTTATAGCTCCTAAAATTCTTGGCGATAATCAGGCTAAATCTATAATTGAAGGATTTGATACAGTAGATATAAATGAATCACTTAATTTTAGATTTGATGAAATAAAATCTCTTCCACCAGACATAATGGTTGAAGGGTATTTATAATCTTTTAAATAATTTTTAAATAAAATTTTGCTATAAATCTTTGTAAAATTTTAAAAAATTGTATTAAAATTTCATCAAAAATTCACTTAAAAATTATTTTAGAAATAATTTTCTGTTTTTTTACGATATAAAGACGGTATTTATGGTTTTTCAGTAAAAAATAATCGACGATCCAAGCTGGTTAATCCCTTGATCATTAACTCCCATTGTGCAAAAATAAAGGGAGAAACCCTAAGCACTATTTCAACACGTATCAAATAAACCAGACAACCAGAGCGAATTTCTAAATGAATACAAAAATCGAGAATAAATTTGTTTATTACCTCAATGATTCAATGTACATAAATGTAACCAATTTATGTACTAATAATTGTGTGTTCTGTATAAGAAGTTTAAGCGATACTGTGGCTGGCGCTAACCTAAAGCTTGAGAGTGAAAGTATTTCAAGTTATGAAATCATAGAAGAGATTAAAAATTCTTCTATATCAGTGCCTGAAATTGTTTTTTGTGGTTATGGAGAACCCTTGATTAAACTTGACATAGTCAAGGATGTAGCCAAATTTATTAAGCAAAATTATCCTGAAATACCTGTTAGAATTAACACAAACGGTCACGCTAATTTGATACATAAACGAAATATTATTCCTGAATTAGTAGGAATTATCGACAAAATTTCTGTTAGTTTAAATGCTGACAATGCTGAATTTTATCAGGAATTAACAGGTTGTAAGTTAGAAAGCCAAATAGCCTATGAAGGTGTCAAAAACTTTATTGCAGAATGTGTTAATCAGGGTATTGATACAACTGCAACAGTAGTACAAGGCTTTGGTAATTATGATATTAACGTTGAAAAATGCAGAAAGATTACCGAAGAGCTGGGTGCTACATTCAAGATCAGGGAATGGCTAGATGAAGGATACAAATAACCACAACAAATAAATTCATTATTTACACCGGAATTTGTGCGTACTTTAATTAGATAAGAGGCCATTTTTTGCAAAAAAAACATATAAAAATTTTATTTATACAAATGGGTACATTTAGAATAAAAGGGAAAATACAACATGAGTAAAGAACTAGATGCGATTATGCGGCCAAAGGCAATAGCTGTAATTGGTGCCACTGAAAGACAAGGGTCTTTAGGTAGAGAACTCGTTAATAATATTATTAGATATGAATTTAG
Encoded here:
- a CDS encoding riboflavin biosynthesis protein RibD, which translates into the protein MEQDEKYIKHCIELAKLGEGSVSPNPLVGAVVLDKSGHVVGTGYHQKYGEAHAEINALNDAGEFAKDGTLYVNLEPCSHFGKTPPCVNKVIESGVKRLVVGMIDPNPLVAGEGIRKAQDAGIEVEVGVLEKECKKLNEIFIKYVTEKQPFIAIKTASTVDGKIATKTGSSKWITSDLARIEVHGLRKKYDAILTGSGTVIADNPSLTCRIPGGRNPVRVIIDSELKTSPEAKVYQNDGIRVIIATSENINNERMKAYPENVEILKCSLINNKIDLHYLINELYQNKIASILVEAGGILNGIFLQNKLIDKFYFFIAPKILGDNQAKSIIEGFDTVDINESLNFRFDEIKSLPPDIMVEGYL